From a region of the Candidatus Methylomirabilis lanthanidiphila genome:
- the egtB gene encoding Iron(II)-dependent oxidoreductase EgtB: MSTVIPASQLTLMVTDAHERTVELIHDLADTQLMVPHTDVVNPFLWELGHTAFFYDVFLLRILGSANFLLEGADTLYDSFKVDHCDRWGLPLPGREATVAYKARVLKAVLSRLDGHQPDAEETYLHLLSVLHEDMHGEAFTYMRQTLEYPVPKLSIAEDGSSARKIGGGPLPGDVDVPGGGFQLGATPDLPFVFDNEKWTHPVEIAPFRIAKAPVTNNEFIEFVNDRGYLRREMWSPQGWVWRTKTGAQRPLYWQRGQNGWLRRHFDRLVPLEAYAPVIHVNWYEAEAYCQWAGRRLPTEAEWEMTAGAEPTSDGASITGRKRRYPWGDEPPTPEHANLDSRMLGCVDVGAFAAGDSAFGCRQMIGNIWEWTASPFYPFPGFAVDSPYREYSAPWFGYRKVLKGGAWATRSRLARTTFRNFFLPDRCDVFAGFRTCAL, encoded by the coding sequence ATGTCGACCGTCATTCCAGCCTCTCAGCTTACCCTGATGGTGACGGACGCGCACGAACGGACCGTCGAGTTGATTCACGATCTGGCGGATACGCAACTGATGGTCCCGCACACGGATGTGGTCAATCCGTTCCTCTGGGAACTGGGACACACGGCTTTCTTTTATGATGTCTTCCTCCTGCGAATCCTCGGCTCCGCCAACTTCTTGCTGGAGGGGGCGGACACTCTCTATGATTCGTTCAAGGTCGATCATTGCGACCGGTGGGGCCTGCCGCTACCGGGTCGAGAAGCGACCGTGGCTTATAAAGCCCGAGTGCTGAAGGCGGTGCTCAGCCGTCTCGATGGGCACCAGCCCGACGCTGAAGAGACCTACCTGCATCTGCTGTCGGTCCTGCACGAAGACATGCACGGGGAAGCCTTCACCTATATGCGGCAGACCCTGGAATACCCCGTCCCGAAGCTCAGTATTGCCGAGGATGGGTCGAGTGCGCGCAAGATCGGTGGCGGTCCATTGCCTGGGGACGTCGACGTCCCTGGAGGGGGTTTTCAGTTGGGCGCGACACCCGATCTGCCCTTCGTCTTCGACAACGAGAAATGGACCCATCCGGTAGAGATCGCACCATTCAGAATTGCCAAAGCGCCTGTAACCAACAACGAATTTATTGAGTTCGTGAACGACCGGGGCTACCTTCGGCGCGAGATGTGGAGCCCCCAGGGGTGGGTATGGCGCACTAAAACTGGAGCACAACGCCCGCTCTATTGGCAGCGCGGGCAGAACGGGTGGCTGCGCCGGCATTTCGACCGGCTTGTTCCACTCGAAGCGTACGCTCCCGTCATCCATGTGAACTGGTACGAGGCGGAGGCCTATTGTCAGTGGGCGGGCCGACGGCTTCCCACCGAAGCGGAGTGGGAAATGACCGCCGGCGCCGAGCCCACATCGGACGGGGCGAGCATCACCGGCCGTAAGCGACGCTACCCCTGGGGCGATGAGCCTCCTACGCCAGAGCATGCCAACCTGGATTCACGTATGCTGGGTTGTGTGGACGTGGGGGCGTTTGCGGCCGGCGACAGCGCCTTCGGTTGCCGCCAGATGATCGGCAATATCTGGGAGTGGACCGCTTCCCCCTTCTATCCATTCCCTGGATTTGCGGTTGATTCGCCGTACAGGGAATATTCAGCTCCTTGGTTCGGCTATCGCAAGGTCCTGAAAGGGGGAGCGTGGGCCACACGGTCCCGTCTGGCCCGCACCACCTTTCGGAACTTTTTTCTGCCGGACCGGTGCGACGTGTTTGCAGGATTTCGCACCTGCGCTCTATGA
- a CDS encoding adenine deaminase, giving the protein MTAHGLEPFIRDLPKAELHVHIEGTLEPELLYELARRNRVPLRFRTVEALRAAYQFHNLQSFLDIYYEGTRALLSEQDFFELTWAYLERAAQQNIRHAEIFFDPQAHTERGVPFNTVIRGIHRALEEAIPRFGISSKLIMCFLRHLSADAAMRTLEASLPFKDWIAAVGLDSSELGHPPEKFVEVFARARAAGYLTVAHAGEEGPPDYIWKALDLLKALRIDHGVRCLEDPALVQRLVRERIPLTVCPLSNVKLCVFKSLEDHNLKTLLDLGLCVTVNSDDPAYFGGYITENLLASQQALGLTRHDIYTLARNSFEASFLSIDKQQRLIDELDRFMDAHAG; this is encoded by the coding sequence ATGACCGCTCACGGCCTGGAACCATTTATTCGCGATCTTCCGAAGGCAGAGTTGCATGTGCATATTGAGGGCACATTGGAACCTGAGCTGCTGTATGAGCTGGCCAGGCGCAACCGGGTTCCCCTTCGATTCCGCACGGTAGAGGCGCTGCGCGCGGCCTATCAATTCCACAACCTCCAGTCGTTTCTGGATATCTATTACGAAGGGACCCGTGCGCTGCTTTCCGAGCAAGATTTCTTTGAGTTAACCTGGGCCTATCTTGAACGCGCCGCACAACAGAATATTCGACACGCGGAAATCTTCTTTGATCCGCAGGCCCACACTGAACGCGGCGTTCCATTTAACACGGTGATCAGAGGCATCCATCGCGCCCTCGAAGAGGCTATCCCGCGATTCGGCATCTCCTCAAAGCTCATCATGTGCTTCCTCCGCCACCTGAGCGCGGATGCGGCAATGCGGACACTTGAGGCATCGCTTCCATTCAAGGACTGGATCGCAGCCGTCGGATTAGACTCGTCAGAGCTGGGTCATCCTCCGGAGAAATTCGTTGAGGTATTTGCGCGGGCCAGAGCGGCAGGGTATCTGACCGTCGCCCATGCAGGGGAAGAAGGTCCCCCGGACTATATTTGGAAGGCGCTCGACTTGTTGAAGGCATTGCGCATTGACCATGGCGTCCGTTGTCTTGAGGATCCGGCGCTGGTTCAACGACTGGTCCGGGAAAGGATTCCACTCACAGTATGTCCCCTCTCAAACGTCAAGCTCTGCGTCTTCAAGTCGTTAGAGGATCATAATCTCAAGACGCTGCTGGATCTGGGACTATGCGTAACCGTCAATTCCGACGATCCCGCCTACTTCGGAGGCTATATTACCGAGAACCTCCTGGCTTCGCAACAAGCGCTTGGGCTGACCCGGCATGACATCTATACGCTCGCCAGGAACAGCTTTGAGGCAAGCTTCTTGAGCATCGACAAGCAACAGCGCCTCATCGATGAACTCGACCGCTTCATGGACGCGCACGCCGGTTAA